Within the Mugil cephalus isolate CIBA_MC_2020 chromosome 1, CIBA_Mcephalus_1.1, whole genome shotgun sequence genome, the region ACTGCGCTGCTGGCTGttagcaagaggaggaggaggaggaggaggaggctggggaGAAAAACTGACACGTGGATTACTCCTCCTAGGGCatcagagagaggaaaaaaaacagactccCTCCCTCAGTTCATCGGTTGTACCCGTTCCTGTTAGTCCCGTCTTGCAGGTCAGGGAACTGGATATCGAAAAACTCCTGCGTGATTTGGCATATGTGATCAGGGCTGAtttcctttcccccccccctctgacTGTCTGATCGACCGGaaagaaagtaacaaaaaaagagagagaaaaaaaggcgAAGCGATTGAAAGGAGGCTGCCTTCACCTCGCGTTGAATGGCAGTTATTCAAAAATATGGCAAGAACTATAGTCCAGATTTGGTCTGTCACAAGGAAAACCATCCGTCTGACAAGATCGGGGTGCCTGGATGTCACAAGAAGTGGCCCGAACACAACAGCAACTGGCCGAGGTAAAGGTCTTTACGTGTATTCACCAGTCctgcttgttttgtgtgtttagtaAATCGAAAGTCTGGCACATTTACCCCAAAGGGGGCTACATGTGATAACGTGGTGTTTCCGATCGTGTGTTGCTAATACTTTGGGAGCAACTCTTTGCCCTGTAGAAAACCCCAGGTGGTGATCAGAGACATCTGTACTGTGCTCTCACTGGATCTTGTAGTGACATGACACGTATCATGTGTGGCCTCTCCTGGTTCGGTACTTGAAGATAGCAGTGCCACATAGGCCAGATGGGatgtaaaggaggaagtaatTCATACAGCTGTTTGCATTGCCTTCCTGTTCCCTTTCTATAGATTTAACTAAACCATGCAGACTTAATGTTGACTAAACAACCCACTGAGGACATTATAGCCCCTGTGCAATGCTCTGCAGGGGCCATGTACATCCTTCACCTTTCTGTCATTCCCTATTAACTGATCTATAGTTTGTGGATGTCTGTTTGGATTATTTAAggtaaaggttaaaataaacaaaggcagctgtACTTTTTTCCTTGATGAAGACGTTTCACCCAAGTAACTTCTCAGTTCTAACTGAGTTTAGGTTTTGATTTCAGggcatctgtgggtggtgcaaaCCACATGACCAAGGCCTTCTCTATCAACTCAGATCACATTTTCTGCCCTCTTATTTTCACCGTATTTGCTTCTGGACCAACCCAGTAACAACCTAGAAACCCTTGGGGTCTTAGGTAGTCATGTGCATTTCAGGTTGGTGCCACacatagtgaaaaaaaaaatgaataaaaatcaacTCCCCATCCAGCCAATCCAGATGGTTGATGTTTgatgtatttcatttattttattttttaaatatagtttagGGACATTCAGCCATATTTAAGCCGCTCTGCTTCCCTCCCTGTGCAGGCCAGTGGCGAGGGTATGGACGGTGGTGCTGCTGCTTGGGACGTGCCTCCTCTACTGCGCCCGCGTGGCGATGCCCATCTGCGCCGTCAGCATGGCAGAGAAGTTCAACTGGAGCAAGAGGGAGTCCGGCATGGTGCTGGGCAGCTTCTTCTGGGGATACTGCTTCACGCAAGTGTTCGGAGGCTACGTCAGCGACCGGTGAGGACCGTCCGCACGTCTACACGGATGTCTGCCGCGACATAACCTGACAGTCGCCCCGGTGTCGAATTGACATATAGTTTTTAGGGTCCTTATTAGGGTCAGTGTTATTTGCATGGGGACGTTACTTCCATTGACGCAACTAGCCCCGTCGTGTTTGCTCAGTCCGCAGAGATAAGTGGACAAAGCTAGACGTTTTCCCTCGGTTATCATGTCAGCTCCCAGTGTTAATAGATAAGCTGCTGAAAGAGTTTTATGCGCTATAtgcttttctcccccccccggTTTAAACTACTTCCTCCAAATACACCAGTTGCCAGATATCCTGCAAAACATCCACACTGCCTAATTGTGTTTTTACCAAATGTGTATAAAAGCCTCTAGAGGATAATATTTTTGGCAGAATGACGCACATGACCACTATGTTTTTTTGTACTACTGTTAGGAATAAACCAAGAGATAAGAGTGGAAGTGTCTCTTACATTCAGTCATGTGTGCAGCTCTCTGAGCAGTCAACAGTTaaatacaaactgtattttgtatTCTGTGTCCACAGGGTGGGAGGGGAGAAGGTCCTCCTGCTGTCTGCCGCTGCCTGGGGGTCAATGACAGCCTTCACCCCCATCCTGGCCCACTTCTGCTCCCAGCCGATCTTCTCTATGACACTGGCCCGCTTTCTCATGGGCCTGTTGCAAGGTGAGGGGTGCTACACGAGTCATCACATGAGATTAAGCCAGTCAGGTGACAGACCCAGACCAAGAAAACACtgctctacacacacacacacacacacacacacacacacacacacacacacacacggttttTCAGCTTATTCAATCTTTCAGTACCATGGGTCATAGATTTGCCTGATTTCATTGCTAAAGTAAATTTTCTTGTATACAcgaatcagccacaacattaaaaccactgacagacaAAGTAAATAACGTCGACCGTCTTGCTTccgctgggaaacgtttggactcagcgttcatgtggatgttacttccaaaaacggtttaagaacagctaaaaaaaaaactgaaagcatggcggtgttgacctggcctccaaattccttAGAGTCATTGAGTATCAGTGGGATGTCCTGGAACGAGCctaattttaatgttattttatattatttcatttttattttactttatctttctttttactttactctttgcttttttttacgTGCAAGTAAGCttctgtgaccaagcaatttctcTTGTGAATCGATAGAGTTTGTCTTAGCTTCATTTCCAAGAAGCAGAACAAGAAATAATTCAGGTGCGGCGTCATTTCTTGCACCACCCTCTGTCCTGTGAACCTGACAGACCAGGTGAAGTCATGCAGACTTTGCATTTTACATTGCAGTGtattgaattttttattttttttttatgattaaatGTCTATCGAGCTGCTCTGCTAAAAAACCCTTTGCGGCTTAAGAGTGATTGGACTCGAGTGTATCCACCGGAAATATTGCTTGAAAACAATACTATGATCTTTTAATGCGTACAATTTGACCACAGCAGAGAACTTTATTTTGCAGCTCTATCTGTCTGTGGAACTACAGCTTTTACATGGTGCATTGTATCTAAAGAGGAAACGGGTTGTTTTGGCAGTATTGCACAATGGtgtgatatttaaaaatatgtgaATTACAACATGTTGATACAAACCACATGAGCTGAATACGTTTGTCTTTAAATTGACTTAAATTTAGGCTTTTGATCCAAACCACAGGAGCTGGGGTTTCAAATAGTTCTTCAAATAGCTCTGCAGATGCCACAGTAGTGAACGTGTGACTCAAAATCAAAATCTGCCTTTTCCTGTTAGATTATGTGcttgttttgtgtgattattgCCACTTAAGTTCTTAGCGACTGTTCTTTCTGCCTCGACTTTATAGGAGTTCATTACCCTTCACTGGCGAGTCTGTGCTCGCAAAAGGTTGTGGAGAGTGAAAGAGGGTTCCTCATGAGCACCGTGGGTAGCGGCTCCTACCTGGGGTGAGTCAAGTGTTTCGCAATGAAAGGGGAAGGGTGAGAAAAGCATAATATCTGTTGTGATCCCATAATCCCTTTGAAAACAATCCCTTTGTTATTGGCTTTTGCTTTgctcatgtcatgttttttttttttttgtgatctgtCTTCACTGTGTTGAAACATCTCGTTGCGgtgatgtgtttgtgcagcttgGTTTactgtgaccttttttttttcagtactcTGGTCATTGGAGGGGCCGGCTCCCTCATGTTGGACCTGTACGGCTGGGAGAGTGTTTTCTACGTCTCtggtctcctctctgtcctgtGGGCCTACTGTATGTGGAAATATCTGCTCAAAGGAGAAGGTAAGGGACGCCTTATCCGTGTCAACGGTCACTGCACGCTCCCGTCTTCTATCTGCTCATTTGTATATTTGGAGTCAGGTGTCCTCTCGCATAATGCGCCTTTGTCCATTTGCACTTGCAGGGCCGATAATTACCCTCGAGTCCCTGGGCAGTGGAGGGGCGCAGTCCAAACTGTCCAAAAGACACTGGTTACGACTCCTCAGACAACCTGCAGTCTGGTGAGTgacacgtgtttgtgtgtgtgtgtgtgtgtgtgtgcgtccgaGTCTCTTTATTCATACGGTGCAGATTATAGCTACTTCatcatttctacataaaaattCGGAAAAAGGGAAATCAAACGAATATAACCGTCAGTGTAGTAGGATCAAGTGATGTTCAGTCCCTCATGGGTTAAAACAGTCAGGGGTTTGTCACAGTATGATCTTCACAGCACATGTTTATGGGAACTTTTTGGGGAAGTACTTGTTGATCATCAGGTTAGACAAGATTACCAAATCTTCTGTGAAGAATTTGGAATCAACAAATCCGCAGTCAGACAAACAGAGGCGATTCGACACAGGAGTTGTCGATCAGCAAAGATCACGCCAATAGCAAGAAAAGTCTCAGTAGTCACAAAGGAATCCAGGGTAACGTCTAGGTCTCCCTCACATTGGctaatgtaaatgtttatgaATTCACCATCCGGAGAACAATGAACAACACACTTCACTGAGAGGCTCATGTGGAGAGATGAAACAACAGTGTACTCCAGTATCAGAACCTTATCCCGTTCATGAAACGTGCAGAAAGTAATGTCCTAGTTTGGAGTTGTTTTGCTACATCTGggccaatgaattctgaattataccaaagaatcctaaaagaaaatgtcacatcaTCTGTCCATGAGCCAACTCTTGAGAGAAAACTACAAAAGAATGATTAAAGAAAGTGAGTGTTTTTGTATGGCCAAGTTAAAGTCCTGACCAcaatccagtagaaatgttgtggcaGGATCAgtagatacagatacagatacagacatGTACCGATGATTAATTTTCTTAAGAGCATAAGCATAATAAGCAAATGCAAACGcgtcatgtttttttatgtcatttgtTTGATCTGGCTCTCTTTGTGTCCTGTCAGGACTTGCTTGACAATCCACTGgcattttgagtcatttttattcggaaatgttgaaaatattgAAGGGTGAAATTACTTTTAAGCAGTCcccgtacgtgtgtgtgtgtgtgtgtgtgtgcattatatGCGCTGTGTGGTTTCCCGCTTGCATCACTAAGCTCTGCTACAATCCTCTGACTGATTTACGGCGTAATTTTGAAATTCTAGTTAATTGCAGATGTGTTGCAACCAGGGGCAATTACAGAAAATCAGGAATGGAGAAGAGTAATTTATGAGGAGGAATGCTGGAAAGTGACAATTTCCAAGCTTGTCCGGATGCCTCAGTTCATCTTTTaatgtctgtctttcttcctcatccttCCATCCTCGTCCTCTAAGGCTAGATATTTATACTCCGATTTCAATGACAGCGAAAACCTTCCTATTTGATGCATCTGATCTTATTGTGATTTCTCAAAATATGTCAGATGAGTTCCGCTTGACGTTCCGTCCCCAGACGCCAAACTCGCTAACAAAGCTGTGAAGCCTTCAGTACAGTACATGCAAATTTATTTTCAATGCAACCGTTGTGACTGTTTGCCTCTCTTCCATCCCTGACCAGTGCTGTGATAGTGACGCATCTTTGCACAGCGAGCACCTTCTTCACTCTCTTGTCGTGGCTGCCAACGTTCTTTAAAGACACCTTCCCCGATGCCAAGGTAACCACCCTCACCCTCATTTTTTTTAGCATACATTTGACCT harbors:
- the slc17a9b gene encoding solute carrier family 17 member 9b; its protein translation is MAVIQKYGKNYSPDLVCHKENHPSDKIGVPGCHKKWPEHNSNWPRPVARVWTVVLLLGTCLLYCARVAMPICAVSMAEKFNWSKRESGMVLGSFFWGYCFTQVFGGYVSDRVGGEKVLLLSAAAWGSMTAFTPILAHFCSQPIFSMTLARFLMGLLQGVHYPSLASLCSQKVVESERGFLMSTVGSGSYLGTLVIGGAGSLMLDLYGWESVFYVSGLLSVLWAYCMWKYLLKGEGPIITLESLGSGGAQSKLSKRHWLRLLRQPAVCAVIVTHLCTASTFFTLLSWLPTFFKDTFPDAKGWVFNVIPWLVAIPSSLFSGCLSDHLISQGFDTASVRKLMQFFSMGVSSVFTLLLCGNTTFSWAVAFVSATMGLTTFSHSGVSVNVQDLAPSCAGALFGVMNTCGAFSGVLMVYFSGYLIEATGSWASVFALITTVNLLGLCTFLAFAEARRFDIDSIKARHHNIHI